Proteins from a single region of Euleptes europaea isolate rEulEur1 chromosome 21, rEulEur1.hap1, whole genome shotgun sequence:
- the AMDHD2 gene encoding N-acetylglucosamine-6-phosphate deacetylase, whose translation MMPSDKSVSAAPVFQFTNCWILKNHKLQREDLWVREGQILNPEKLFFDEKRPADVRLDCKGSILAPGFIDAQINGGFGVDFSAATDNVGAGISLVGQKILSHGVTSFCPTLVSSPSSVYHKVLPQISVQNGGCDGAGVLGVHLEGPFISKEKRGAHPEQCLRTFGKEAFQDLLATYGSLEGVRIVTLAPELKRSGEVIQELTKRGICVSLGHSMANLSQAEEAVQQGATFITHLFNAMLPFHHRDPGIVGLLTSDQIPPARQVFYGMISDGIHTNPAALRIAHRAHPKGLVLVTDAIAGMGLAPGRHTLGQQVVEMDGLNSYIAGTKILSGSTARMDVCVRHFKDATGCSVETALEAASLHPAQLLGIEDRKGTLDYDTDADFLLLDDSLHVRATYIAGQQVWRHSAFVL comes from the exons atgatgccttctgacaaATCTGTCTCAGCAGCTCCAGTTTTCCAGTTTACCAACTGCTGGATTTTGAAGAACCACAAATTGCAAAG AGAGGACCTGTGGGTGAGAGAAGGCCAGATCCTGAACCCCGAGAAGCTCTTCTTTGACGAGAAGAGGCCGGCCGACGTCCGGCTGGACTGTAAGGGGAGCATCCTCGCACCTGGCTTCATCGATGCGCAAATCAACG gaggttttggagtggaTTTCTCCGCGGCCACCGACAACGTGGGAGCGGGCATCTCTCTCGTCGGCCAGAAGATCCTGTCTCATGGAGTTACCTCTTTCTGCCCTActttggtgagctccccctcatccGTATACCACAAG GTTCTGCCCCAGATCAGCGTCCAAAATGGAGGGTGTGATGGCGCCGGAGTCCTGG GCGTCCACCTGGAGGGCCCGTTCATCAGCAAGGAGAAGAGAGGGGCTCACCCCGAGCAGTGCCTTCGCACCTTTGGGAAAGAAGCCTTCCAGGATCTGCTGGCTACCTACGGCTCCCTGGAGGGCGTCCGCATCGTCACCCTGGCGCCGGAGCTAAAGAGGAGCGGCGAAGTGATCCAGGAACTGACCAAACGGGGCATCTGTGTGTCGCTAG GTCACTCCATGGCTAATTTATCTCAGGCGGAAGAAGCTGTCCAGCAAGGGGCGACCTTCATCACTCACCTCTTCAACGCCATGCTACCT TTCCACCATCGAGATCCCGGGATCGTGGGGCTGCTCACGAGCGACCAGATCCCCCCGGCTCGGCAGGTGTTCTACGGCATGATCTCAGACGGGATCCACACGAACCCTGCCGCTCTGCGGATCGCGCATCGGGCCCACCCCAAAG GGCTGGTCTTGGTGACGGACGCCATTGCTGGGATGGGCCTTGCTCCAGGTAGACACACCTTGGGCCAGCAGGTGGTTGAGATGGATGGTCTCAACTCCTACATCGCAG GGACCAAAATACTTAGCGGAAGCACTGCAAGGATGGATGTCTGCGTCCGGCATTTCAAGGACGCTACAG GGTGCTCAGTGGAGACGGCCCTGGAGGCTGCTTCTCTCCATCCCGCTCAGCTGTTGGGAATCGAGGACAGGAAGGGCACCTTGGACTATGACACCGACGCAG ATTTTTTGCTGTTGGATGACAGTCTCCACGTCAGAGCTACCTACATTGCCGGCCAGCAGGTCTGGAGGCACAGCGCCTTCGTTCTCTGA